One Mycobacterium marseillense DNA window includes the following coding sequences:
- a CDS encoding FAD-dependent monooxygenase, translating to MRILVSGAGIAGLSAAINLGADGHDVTVVERANHLRVNGSPIDVRGDSIGVADKMGVLAQIRARRVDMTERVQFVDANGTVVAEPPLDEFNDSADDIEIPREDLTTILRNHLGSSVELRFNESISELDDDDRRVEVRFNSGDRGRYDLVVGADGMHSAVRRLTFGPEQQFLRHLGFYVALAELPGYTPSGRDNPMYNFPGHLAGIAAYNDKALAVFMFRSPWIDYDYHDLAAQKRILVDAFAGHSEWRVPELVDAAVADPELYFDSVSQIHMPRWHRGRVALVGDAAHCASSLSGRGTALALTGAWFLARALRDHPGDLGHAWEQYERDQRPHAIRCQATAAPGGDYLIPATQGQIDARNRDFTVASGRGREA from the coding sequence ATGCGCATTCTCGTCTCCGGTGCCGGGATCGCCGGCCTGAGCGCGGCGATAAATCTGGGCGCCGACGGGCACGACGTCACCGTGGTCGAACGCGCCAACCACTTGCGGGTGAACGGCTCCCCGATCGACGTTCGGGGGGACTCCATCGGTGTCGCCGACAAGATGGGCGTGCTTGCGCAGATCCGCGCTCGCCGGGTCGACATGACCGAACGCGTGCAGTTCGTCGATGCAAACGGCACCGTGGTGGCCGAACCGCCACTCGACGAGTTCAACGACTCCGCCGACGACATCGAAATCCCGCGCGAAGACCTCACCACCATCCTGCGCAACCATCTGGGGTCGTCGGTAGAGCTGCGGTTCAACGAATCCATCAGTGAACTCGATGACGATGATCGTCGGGTCGAGGTGCGTTTCAATTCGGGCGATCGCGGGCGCTATGACCTGGTTGTCGGTGCCGACGGGATGCACTCGGCCGTGCGTCGGCTGACATTCGGTCCCGAGCAACAGTTTCTGCGCCATCTCGGCTTCTATGTCGCACTGGCCGAATTGCCCGGCTACACGCCGTCCGGGCGCGACAACCCGATGTACAACTTCCCCGGGCACCTGGCCGGCATCGCGGCCTATAACGACAAAGCCTTGGCGGTCTTCATGTTTCGATCGCCCTGGATCGACTACGACTACCACGACCTCGCTGCCCAGAAGCGGATACTCGTCGACGCATTCGCCGGCCACAGCGAGTGGCGGGTACCCGAACTGGTCGACGCCGCGGTCGCCGACCCGGAACTGTACTTCGATTCCGTCAGCCAGATTCACATGCCCAGGTGGCACCGTGGCCGCGTCGCCCTCGTCGGGGACGCGGCGCACTGCGCCTCGAGTCTGTCGGGCCGTGGCACCGCCCTGGCCCTGACCGGCGCGTGGTTTCTCGCTCGAGCGCTGCGCGATCATCCCGGCGACCTCGGCCACGCGTGGGAACAATACGAACGCGACCAGCGACCGCACGCCATTCGCTGCCAGGCCACGGCGGCGCCCGGGGGCGATTACCTGATTCCGGCCACCCAAGGTCAAATCGACGCGCGCAACCGCGATTTCACCGTCGCATCCGGCAGGGGCCGGGAGGCCTAG
- a CDS encoding TetR/AcrR family transcriptional regulator, with protein sequence MSLNSAGVSRRRRGPALEEALLDAAWTELTERGYDELTIDAVAVRAGTSRAVLYRRWPNKQELALAAVAHEVAKDVVVAPDTGSLRGDVIALLRQANKVRVGVVVPLLTRLGGFYQQTGSSLADLETRVRGRRDDALEQAIQRAVDRGEIERDQLTERIARLPVDLFRYEVLMTLRPLPDEAIEEIVDTVWLPLLERRKAR encoded by the coding sequence ATGTCTCTTAACTCGGCCGGTGTGAGCCGGCGGCGCCGGGGCCCCGCATTGGAGGAGGCCTTGCTGGATGCGGCGTGGACAGAGCTGACCGAACGCGGGTACGACGAGCTCACGATCGACGCCGTCGCCGTGCGGGCGGGTACCAGTCGCGCGGTGCTCTACCGGCGCTGGCCGAACAAGCAGGAACTCGCGCTCGCCGCGGTGGCACATGAGGTGGCCAAAGATGTCGTGGTCGCGCCCGACACCGGCAGCCTGCGCGGTGACGTGATCGCACTGCTGCGGCAAGCGAACAAAGTCAGGGTGGGGGTGGTGGTCCCGTTGCTGACCCGGCTCGGCGGCTTCTACCAGCAGACCGGCAGCAGCCTGGCCGACCTCGAAACGCGGGTGCGCGGACGCCGCGACGACGCGTTGGAGCAGGCGATCCAGCGCGCCGTCGATCGCGGTGAAATCGAGCGCGACCAATTGACCGAGCGCATCGCGCGCCTGCCCGTGGATCTGTTTCGCTACGAGGTCCTCATGACCCTGCGGCCCCTGCCCGACGAAGCCATCGAGGAGATCGTCGATACCGTCTGGCTTCCCCTCCTCGAACGGCGCAAAGCGCGGTAA